The following are encoded together in the Halomonas halophila genome:
- the arsC gene encoding arsenate reductase (glutaredoxin) (This arsenate reductase requires both glutathione and glutaredoxin to convert arsenate to arsenite, after which the efflux transporter formed by ArsA and ArsB can extrude the arsenite from the cell, providing resistance.) — protein MITLLHNPRCSKSRQALSLLEERGVAVQVRRYLDDPLDGAELRALMARVTAEPRDLVRTGEAEWKALGADRDDPEQVIEAIVAHPKILQRPIADDGQRAIIGRPPEDILALLD, from the coding sequence ATGATCACCCTGCTGCATAACCCGCGCTGCTCGAAGTCACGCCAGGCCCTGTCGCTGCTGGAAGAGCGTGGCGTCGCCGTTCAGGTTCGTCGCTACCTGGACGACCCGCTCGACGGCGCCGAACTGCGTGCGCTGATGGCGCGCGTGACGGCCGAGCCGCGGGATCTGGTGCGTACCGGCGAGGCCGAGTGGAAGGCGCTGGGAGCGGATCGTGACGACCCCGAACAGGTGATCGAGGCCATCGTCGCTCATCCCAAAATCCTGCAGCGCCCCATCGCCGACGACGGCCAGCGGGCGATCATCGGCCGTCCACCGGAAGACATCCTCGCCCTGCTCGACTGA
- a CDS encoding DUF2069 domain-containing protein — protein MRRWLEDLETRQGLDQLTARSRQLVIGSYTVLIAAMLGWGWLLSENVGSLVPTLVFVLPLVLFLPSILARRARGHAWLAFVSLLYFMIGVNVVMVPKVGGLGLLIALTALSLFTGCMGYARFRSRQLKPRQ, from the coding sequence ATGAGGCGCTGGCTGGAAGACCTGGAAACCCGCCAGGGGCTCGACCAACTGACCGCGCGGTCGCGGCAGCTGGTCATCGGCAGCTACACCGTATTAATCGCCGCCATGCTGGGATGGGGCTGGCTGTTGAGCGAGAACGTCGGCAGCCTGGTACCGACCCTGGTCTTCGTGCTGCCGCTGGTGCTGTTCCTGCCGTCGATCCTCGCCCGGCGGGCCCGCGGCCACGCCTGGCTAGCCTTCGTCAGCCTGCTGTATTTCATGATTGGGGTGAACGTCGTCATGGTGCCCAAGGTCGGTGGGCTGGGTCTGCTGATCGCTTTGACGGCCCTTTCACTGTTCACCGGCTGCATGGGCTATGCCCGTTTTCGCAGCCGCCAGCTCAAGCCCCGGCAGTAA
- a CDS encoding DUF934 domain-containing protein: MPEQTSRPLIADRRVVTDEWVLCEDATQRPKGQPALLPLADWQASSKGDDVAPWLPSDTEMTDALARELDAAPLVAIDFPKFTDGRGYSIARLLRERHGYQGQIRAIGDVLIDQLFYMSRCGFDAFLLREDQIVEDALNALSTFSRSYQPGTDDPEPLFRRRLREAHKGEVA, from the coding sequence ATGCCTGAGCAGACCTCTCGCCCCCTGATCGCCGACCGCCGCGTCGTGACCGATGAGTGGGTCCTCTGCGAGGACGCCACCCAGCGCCCCAAGGGCCAGCCGGCCCTGCTGCCGCTGGCCGACTGGCAGGCCTCCAGCAAGGGCGACGACGTCGCCCCCTGGCTGCCCAGCGACACCGAGATGACCGACGCGCTGGCGCGTGAGCTCGACGCCGCGCCGCTGGTGGCCATCGACTTCCCGAAGTTCACCGACGGCCGCGGTTACAGCATTGCCCGGCTGCTGCGCGAGCGGCACGGCTACCAGGGCCAGATCCGCGCCATCGGCGACGTGCTGATCGACCAGCTGTTCTACATGTCGCGCTGCGGTTTCGACGCCTTCTTGCTGCGCGAGGATCAGATCGTCGAGGATGCCCTCAACGCCCTGAGCACCTTCAGCCGCAGCTACCAGCCCGGTACCGACGACCCGGAACCGCTGTTCCGCCGTCGCCTGCGCGAGGCCCACAAGGGCGAAGTCGCCTGA
- a CDS encoding helix-turn-helix domain-containing protein: protein MKITSPDMLAHSLKNARKRRQLTQQATAEQIGIKQATVSGFEHHPERSRLETLFKLLSALELELHVTERDSTEESASPEACWDQEW from the coding sequence ATGAAGATCACCTCACCCGATATGCTCGCGCACTCGCTGAAGAACGCGCGCAAGCGCCGCCAGCTGACGCAGCAGGCCACCGCCGAGCAGATCGGCATCAAGCAGGCGACCGTCTCCGGCTTCGAGCACCACCCGGAGCGCAGCCGGCTCGAGACGCTGTTCAAGCTGCTGTCGGCCCTCGAGCTGGAGCTTCACGTCACCGAACGCGACAGCACCGAGGAATCGGCAAGCCCCGAGGCGTGCTGGGACCAGGAGTGGTAG
- the pdxH gene encoding pyridoxamine 5'-phosphate oxidase, whose amino-acid sequence MTRDIADIRRDYEGGRLDEAQLPEQPMPLFEEWMALALDAETQDANAMTLATVDSQGLPHARVVLLKGADEQGFQFFSNYHSHKGSELANVPHAALVFWWPSLARQVRVEGAVEQVSEQESDAYFARRPRASQLGAWVATQSVVIPGRQWLQERETRFEQAYEGQDIPRPVHWGGYRLIPEMIEFWQGQPSRLHDRIRFERRDDRWHRFRLAP is encoded by the coding sequence ATGACACGTGATATCGCCGATATCCGGCGCGACTACGAGGGCGGCCGCCTGGACGAGGCCCAGCTGCCCGAGCAGCCCATGCCGCTGTTCGAAGAATGGATGGCCCTGGCGCTGGACGCCGAAACCCAGGACGCCAACGCCATGACCCTGGCCACGGTGGACAGCCAGGGCCTGCCCCACGCCCGGGTGGTGCTGCTCAAGGGCGCCGACGAGCAGGGGTTCCAGTTCTTCAGCAACTACCACAGCCACAAGGGCAGCGAGCTCGCCAACGTTCCCCATGCCGCGCTGGTGTTCTGGTGGCCGTCGCTGGCCCGCCAGGTTCGCGTGGAAGGCGCCGTCGAGCAGGTCAGCGAACAGGAATCCGATGCCTACTTCGCCCGCCGCCCCCGCGCCAGCCAGCTGGGCGCCTGGGTCGCCACTCAGAGCGTGGTGATTCCCGGCCGTCAGTGGCTCCAGGAGCGTGAGACCCGCTTCGAGCAGGCCTACGAGGGACAGGACATTCCGCGCCCGGTGCACTGGGGCGGCTATCGCCTGATTCCCGAGATGATCGAGTTCTGGCAGGGACAGCCCAGCCGTCTGCACGACCGCATCCGCTTCGAACGCCGCGACGATCGCTGGCATCGCTTCCGCTTGGCGCCCTGA
- a CDS encoding gamma-glutamylcyclotransferase family protein codes for MPSPRLLIGLPLLATPLAIAAWLWLTMLSPWTYERPEHLAPIGEGPHALFVYGTLTHAPIRWVVYGRAGDPEPASLPGYRRTGLDLKACADCTVEGLALTVSAEELARLDRYERLGIRYLRIRAELSDGSTAWVYRRLPDAD; via the coding sequence ATGCCCTCCCCGCGCCTGCTGATCGGTCTGCCGCTGCTCGCCACCCCGCTGGCGATCGCCGCCTGGCTGTGGCTGACGATGCTCAGCCCCTGGACCTACGAGCGCCCCGAACATCTGGCGCCCATCGGCGAGGGCCCGCATGCGCTGTTCGTCTACGGCACCCTGACCCATGCGCCGATACGCTGGGTGGTCTATGGCCGCGCGGGCGATCCCGAGCCCGCCTCACTCCCGGGATACCGGCGCACCGGACTGGATCTGAAAGCCTGTGCCGACTGCACGGTGGAAGGCCTGGCGCTGACGGTCAGCGCCGAGGAACTGGCCCGCCTCGACCGCTACGAGCGGCTCGGCATACGCTACCTGCGGATCCGGGCCGAGCTATCCGACGGCAGCACCGCCTGGGTCTACCGCCGACTGCCTGACGCCGATTGA
- the wrbA gene encoding NAD(P)H:quinone oxidoreductase: MSALPYVLILYYSRSGATRAMAERLAAGVESCRGIEARLRTVPPVSPTCEAVDPEIPAEGAIYAELDDLRHCAGLALGSPTRFGNMAAPLKHFVDTTSELWLGGALVDKPATAFTSTASLHGGQETTLISMLLPLLHHGMVYAGLPYSETELTETRSGGTPYGASHLAGKRSDRPLDETERQLAYAQGKRLARLALALEGVGDRS, from the coding sequence ATGTCCGCCCTGCCCTATGTGCTGATCCTCTACTATTCCCGCTCTGGTGCGACCCGCGCCATGGCCGAGCGCCTGGCCGCCGGCGTCGAGTCCTGTCGCGGCATCGAGGCGCGACTGCGCACCGTGCCCCCGGTGTCGCCCACCTGCGAGGCGGTCGATCCCGAGATCCCCGCCGAGGGCGCCATCTACGCCGAGCTCGATGACCTGCGTCACTGTGCCGGCCTGGCGCTGGGCAGCCCCACGCGCTTCGGCAACATGGCCGCGCCGCTCAAGCACTTCGTCGACACCACCAGCGAACTGTGGCTGGGCGGCGCCCTGGTGGACAAGCCCGCCACCGCCTTCACCTCCACCGCGAGCCTCCACGGCGGCCAGGAGACCACCCTGATCTCGATGCTGTTGCCGCTGCTGCACCACGGCATGGTCTACGCCGGCCTGCCCTACAGCGAGACCGAGCTGACCGAGACCCGGAGCGGCGGCACGCCCTACGGCGCCAGCCATCTGGCCGGCAAGCGCAGCGACCGCCCCCTCGACGAGACCGAGCGCCAGCTCGCCTACGCCCAGGGCAAGCGCCTGGCGCGGCTGGCCCTGGCGCTCGAGGGTGTGGGGGATCGCTCATGA
- a CDS encoding MgtC/SapB family protein, whose translation MDAGITLLDMFTRLGVAAGLALVLGLERELRGKPAGLRSHMLVALGAASFLIVGLEILYATAEGDPSARIDPTRIVEGVIGGIGFLGAGSIIRSGTSVQGITTGASIWLAGAIGIAAGVRNFPLAGMVTLMALVIMVVLGGIERTLPHNRRRGGD comes from the coding sequence ATGGACGCCGGAATCACCCTGCTCGACATGTTCACTCGCCTGGGCGTGGCCGCCGGCCTGGCACTGGTGCTGGGCCTCGAACGCGAGCTACGCGGCAAGCCGGCCGGGCTGCGCTCCCACATGCTGGTGGCACTGGGCGCCGCCTCCTTCCTGATCGTCGGCCTCGAGATCCTGTATGCCACCGCCGAAGGTGACCCCTCCGCCCGCATCGATCCGACCCGCATCGTCGAGGGCGTGATCGGCGGCATCGGCTTCCTCGGCGCCGGCAGCATCATCCGCAGCGGTACCAGCGTCCAGGGCATCACCACCGGCGCCTCCATCTGGCTGGCCGGCGCCATCGGCATCGCGGCCGGGGTGCGCAACTTCCCGCTGGCGGGCATGGTCACCCTGATGGCGCTGGTGATCATGGTGGTGCTGGGTGGCATCGAACGCACCTTGCCGCACAACCGCCGACGCGGTGGCGACTGA
- a CDS encoding bifunctional acetate--CoA ligase family protein/GNAT family N-acetyltransferase: protein MSTRFLHHFFSPRSVAVIGASEKPHSMGGIVIRNLLEGRFPGTLWAVNPKGYDSVHGVDAVARVHQLPRVPDLAVVCAPIVRVPRVIAELGRFGVRAALVLSGGANLDEARDGEASIRARMLAAARESGIRVLGPGCMGLIVPGRRLNASYASQPVQKGRVAYLGQSGMLGNAMIDWAAGRDIGFSHLLTVGDSVDVLLPDMIDFLNQFAPTQALMLHLEHIHDAQHFMTAVREASRHRLVLAIKSGRTAASDIANLPPTPGIAHRDQIFDAAFARAGVLRVDDSDELFDALETLSRMRPLKRDRLAVVSNGLGPAMLAIDKLISAGGRLATFSEATYHALCRDDMDISKPGENPVDIGGNATPERFTEIIELVAADPGVDAVLVVHAPTRMAPSLDTAQALIAARQRFRRNLLTSWMGLGEALAARQACHEAGIPTYLSPEKAVKAFMLMVNYQRVQKLLQETPPSLPFATTRESRAACRTLIERVKNEQRECLSHSETARVLAAYGIPVAESRYVTTPEQAAEASCTLAGPLALKVVHDGNCRPFRYRQHPHKLSAGLLQDLEGPERVAEGVTRLGDKVAEKFPAFTVREYCLQPMQRGKHSMQLCAGITRDPVFGPLIVFGIGGYKVNILADRQVALPPLNMSLAADLVGRTHAARLIREHSSDPERDLTRIGELLVTLSQIASDLTELRGLELNPLVLNRDGMLAVDFAMDLGAPARFAIMPYPEELREWVTLNNGWEVEVRPIRAEDAPLITGFHQRLSEESIRFRYFHHKADLTQRDLSLLSHINYDRQMAFIAEHPLPEGGKEMLGVVRVWNDADNIRTEFSIIVRDDLQGLGIGSLLMDKMIRYCRSVGTLEMIGKIMVDNRPMRALMAHLGFRLSYNMEEEVMDAVLRLNEPESDWQRLRLESSVAG from the coding sequence ATGAGCACACGCTTCCTGCACCACTTCTTCTCGCCGCGCAGCGTCGCCGTGATCGGGGCGTCGGAAAAGCCGCACTCCATGGGCGGTATCGTGATCCGCAATCTTCTCGAGGGGCGTTTCCCGGGCACGCTGTGGGCGGTCAACCCCAAGGGCTATGACAGCGTGCACGGGGTCGACGCCGTGGCCAGGGTGCACCAGCTGCCTCGGGTGCCGGACCTGGCCGTGGTCTGTGCGCCGATCGTTCGCGTGCCGAGGGTGATCGCCGAGCTCGGGCGATTCGGGGTGCGGGCGGCCCTGGTGCTGTCCGGCGGGGCGAACCTGGACGAGGCGCGCGACGGTGAGGCCTCGATCCGGGCGCGCATGCTCGCGGCGGCGCGGGAATCCGGTATCCGGGTGCTGGGGCCGGGCTGCATGGGGCTGATCGTTCCCGGTCGGCGGCTCAACGCTTCCTACGCCAGTCAGCCGGTCCAGAAGGGGCGGGTCGCCTATCTCGGCCAGTCGGGCATGTTGGGCAATGCCATGATCGACTGGGCCGCGGGGCGCGACATCGGTTTCTCGCATCTGCTGACCGTCGGCGACAGCGTCGATGTGCTGCTGCCGGACATGATCGACTTCCTGAACCAGTTCGCGCCGACCCAGGCACTGATGCTGCACCTGGAGCACATCCACGACGCCCAGCACTTCATGACCGCGGTACGTGAGGCCTCGCGGCATCGCCTGGTGTTGGCGATCAAGAGTGGCCGCACGGCGGCCTCGGACATCGCCAACCTGCCGCCCACGCCGGGCATCGCCCATCGCGACCAGATCTTCGATGCGGCCTTCGCCAGGGCCGGCGTGTTGCGCGTCGACGATTCCGACGAGCTGTTCGACGCCCTGGAGACGCTGTCGCGCATGCGCCCGCTCAAGCGCGACCGGCTGGCGGTGGTGTCCAACGGCCTGGGGCCGGCGATGCTGGCCATCGACAAGCTGATCAGCGCCGGCGGTCGGCTGGCGACGTTCAGCGAGGCGACCTACCATGCGCTGTGTCGCGACGACATGGACATCAGCAAGCCGGGGGAGAATCCGGTGGACATCGGCGGCAACGCCACCCCCGAACGGTTCACCGAGATCATCGAGCTGGTGGCCGCCGACCCGGGGGTGGATGCGGTGCTGGTGGTGCATGCGCCGACACGAATGGCGCCGTCCCTGGACACCGCCCAGGCGCTGATTGCCGCGCGACAGCGCTTCCGGCGCAACCTGCTGACCAGCTGGATGGGCCTCGGCGAGGCACTGGCCGCCCGACAGGCCTGTCACGAGGCCGGCATCCCCACCTATCTCTCGCCGGAGAAGGCGGTCAAGGCCTTCATGCTCATGGTCAACTACCAGCGGGTCCAGAAGCTGCTGCAGGAGACGCCGCCGAGCCTGCCGTTCGCCACCACCCGGGAGAGCCGGGCCGCCTGTCGGACGCTGATCGAGCGCGTGAAGAACGAGCAACGCGAGTGTCTCTCGCACTCCGAGACCGCCCGGGTGCTGGCCGCCTACGGCATCCCGGTGGCCGAGAGCCGCTACGTGACGACCCCCGAGCAGGCGGCCGAGGCGTCGTGCACGCTCGCCGGGCCGCTGGCGCTCAAGGTGGTGCATGACGGCAACTGTCGGCCGTTCCGCTATCGTCAGCATCCCCACAAGCTGTCCGCCGGCCTGCTGCAGGACCTGGAAGGCCCCGAGCGGGTCGCCGAGGGCGTGACCCGGCTGGGCGACAAGGTGGCCGAGAAGTTTCCCGCCTTCACGGTGCGCGAGTACTGCCTGCAGCCCATGCAGCGCGGCAAGCACTCCATGCAGCTATGCGCCGGCATCACCCGCGACCCGGTGTTCGGGCCGCTGATCGTGTTCGGTATCGGCGGGTACAAGGTGAACATCCTCGCCGACCGTCAGGTGGCGCTGCCGCCGCTGAACATGAGCCTGGCCGCCGACCTGGTCGGGCGGACCCATGCCGCGCGGCTGATCCGTGAGCATTCCAGCGACCCCGAGCGGGATCTCACCCGCATCGGCGAGCTGCTGGTGACGCTCTCGCAGATCGCCAGCGATCTCACCGAGCTGCGCGGCCTCGAGCTCAACCCGCTGGTGCTCAACCGCGACGGCATGCTGGCGGTGGACTTCGCGATGGACCTGGGCGCCCCGGCGCGCTTCGCTATCATGCCCTACCCGGAAGAGCTGCGTGAGTGGGTGACCCTGAACAACGGTTGGGAAGTGGAGGTGAGGCCGATCCGCGCCGAGGATGCGCCGTTGATCACCGGCTTTCACCAGCGGCTGTCCGAGGAGAGCATTCGCTTCCGCTACTTTCACCACAAGGCCGATCTCACCCAGCGGGACCTGTCGCTGCTCTCGCACATCAACTACGACCGTCAGATGGCCTTCATCGCCGAGCACCCGCTGCCCGAGGGGGGCAAGGAGATGCTCGGGGTGGTGCGGGTATGGAACGACGCCGACAACATCCGCACCGAGTTCTCGATCATCGTGCGCGACGACCTGCAGGGGCTGGGCATCGGCAGCCTGCTGATGGACAAGATGATCCGTTACTGCCGCAGCGTGGGGACGCTGGAGATGATCGGCAAGATCATGGTCGATAACCGACCGATGCGCGCGCTGATGGCGCATCTCGGCTTCCGGCTCAGCTACAACATGGAGGAGGAGGTCATGGACGCGGTGCTCAGACTCAACGAGCCCGAGAGCGACTGGCAGCGCCTGCGGCTGGAGAGTTCGGTAGCAGGCTGA
- the smrA gene encoding DNA endonuclease SmrA encodes MTDLHDDADFQALMGDVKPLSRGQGRAHTGQTRRVPTEAQLAKRESAAGDGAGRDILSDDFVDLVPPFDPLDFRRDGIQRGVAERLRQGGYPMQASLHLLRRPVEEARQALPAFLREAVEHDLRSVMIVHGRGREIDSPANVLRSYLAKWLPAFDEVQAFASASQADGGLGATWVMLRKSERARAANRERQQKRRG; translated from the coding sequence ATGACGGACCTTCACGACGATGCCGATTTCCAGGCCCTGATGGGCGATGTGAAACCCCTGTCGCGCGGCCAGGGCCGGGCGCATACCGGCCAGACCCGCCGCGTGCCCACCGAGGCGCAGCTCGCCAAGCGCGAAAGCGCGGCCGGTGACGGCGCGGGTCGCGATATCCTCTCCGACGACTTCGTCGATCTGGTGCCGCCCTTCGATCCGCTGGACTTTCGCCGCGACGGCATCCAGCGCGGCGTGGCGGAGCGCCTGCGCCAGGGCGGCTATCCGATGCAGGCCAGCCTGCACCTGCTGCGCCGCCCGGTGGAGGAGGCCCGACAGGCGCTGCCGGCCTTCCTGCGCGAGGCCGTGGAGCACGACCTGCGCTCGGTGATGATCGTCCACGGACGAGGCCGCGAGATCGACAGCCCCGCCAACGTGCTGCGCTCCTACCTGGCCAAGTGGCTGCCGGCCTTCGACGAGGTCCAGGCCTTTGCCTCGGCGAGCCAGGCCGACGGCGGCCTGGGCGCCACCTGGGTGATGCTGCGCAAGAGCGAACGGGCGAGGGCGGCCAACCGGGAGCGTCAGCAGAAGCGCCGGGGTTGA
- a CDS encoding type II toxin-antitoxin system HipA family toxin, whose protein sequence is MANLTVAMNGIEVGTLSLARSGAMAFQYRREWIERPGARAVSLSLPLSTAAYRGERVYNFFDNLLPDSEAIRARMQARFRVPTRHPFDLLASIGRDCVGAIQLTPEDAPSGDVHGVTAEPLDDHAIEALLSGYQDAPLGMAEGQDFRISLAGAQEKTALLWHQGRWQRPTGSTPTSHIFKLPIGFLEHSNIDLRQSNANEWLCLRLLEAFGLPAAKTALARFGDQEVLVVERFDRRWSRDGSWLMRLPQEDFCQALGIAPALKYESDGGPGIAQAMRLLRGSQQAGVDRERFFKAQILFWLLAAIDGHAKNFSLFLEPGSAYRMTPMYDVISAYPLMRQGSMAAERAKMAMALKGKNRHYRWSRMAPRHFIATAEQVDYSPERVTALMEEIAGSAERIVGDLAADLPADFPAATSDPILEGVLQQASRLADFLA, encoded by the coding sequence ATGGCGAATCTCACCGTCGCGATGAACGGCATCGAGGTCGGCACCCTGAGCCTGGCGCGCTCCGGCGCCATGGCCTTCCAGTACCGTCGTGAATGGATCGAGCGCCCCGGCGCCCGGGCCGTCTCGCTCTCGCTGCCGCTCTCCACGGCGGCGTACCGCGGCGAGCGAGTCTACAACTTCTTCGACAACCTGCTGCCGGACTCGGAGGCGATCCGCGCCCGCATGCAGGCCCGCTTCCGAGTGCCGACGCGCCACCCCTTCGACCTGCTGGCGAGCATCGGCCGAGACTGCGTCGGCGCCATCCAGCTCACCCCCGAGGATGCCCCGAGTGGCGACGTCCACGGCGTCACCGCCGAGCCGCTCGATGATCACGCCATCGAGGCGCTGCTGTCCGGCTACCAGGACGCTCCGCTGGGCATGGCCGAGGGCCAGGATTTTCGCATCTCGCTGGCCGGCGCCCAGGAAAAGACGGCGCTACTCTGGCATCAGGGCCGCTGGCAGCGCCCCACCGGCAGCACACCCACCAGTCACATCTTCAAGCTGCCGATCGGCTTTCTCGAACACAGCAACATCGATCTGCGCCAGAGCAACGCCAACGAGTGGCTGTGCCTGCGCCTGCTGGAGGCCTTCGGCCTGCCGGCGGCGAAGACCGCGCTCGCCCGCTTCGGCGACCAGGAGGTGCTGGTAGTCGAACGCTTCGACCGCCGCTGGTCGCGGGACGGGTCCTGGCTCATGCGCCTGCCCCAGGAAGACTTCTGCCAGGCGCTGGGAATTGCCCCGGCGCTCAAGTACGAGAGCGACGGCGGCCCGGGAATCGCCCAGGCCATGCGCCTGCTGCGCGGCTCCCAGCAGGCCGGCGTGGACCGGGAGCGCTTCTTCAAGGCCCAGATCCTGTTCTGGCTGCTGGCCGCCATCGACGGGCATGCCAAGAACTTCAGCCTGTTCCTCGAGCCGGGAAGCGCCTATCGAATGACGCCGATGTATGACGTCATCTCGGCCTACCCGCTCATGCGCCAGGGCAGCATGGCCGCCGAGCGCGCCAAGATGGCCATGGCCCTGAAGGGCAAGAATCGCCACTACCGCTGGTCGCGGATGGCGCCCCGGCACTTCATCGCCACCGCCGAGCAGGTCGATTATTCGCCCGAACGCGTCACCGCGCTGATGGAGGAGATCGCCGGCTCCGCCGAGCGGATCGTCGGTGACCTCGCCGCCGACCTGCCCGCCGACTTCCCGGCGGCGACCAGCGACCCCATCCTCGAAGGCGTCCTCCAGCAGGCATCGAGACTGGCGGACTTCCTGGCCTGA
- a CDS encoding nitrite/sulfite reductase, producing MYRYDTHDQTLVDERVAQFRDQMRRYLEGKISDEEFLPLRVQNGLYVQRYAPMLRIAIPYGMLAAYQLRKLGEIAARYDRGYGHFTTRTNLQLNWPKMEDVPDILADLASVQMHAIQTSGNDIRNTSTDQFSGIAADEQVDPRPWCELIRQWSTFHPEFAYLPRKFKIAVTGAEEDRAAIQVHDVGLRFWRDDAGEVRVKVLAGGGLGRTPMIGNTVCEDLPWQHLLTYLEAILRVYNQFGRRDNKFKARIKILVKALGIDEFRRRVEEEWAHLKDGPQTLTDEAVAAVADHFVDPERREIGTEAIEAYETLRADNRAFGRFVTNNVTDHKVPGYKAVTLSLKRREHSPGDVTSEQMAAIADLADEFSYGELRVTHEQNLVLTDVAVDRIEELWQRLDELGLANPTVGTLADLICCPGGDYCSLANAKSIPVAQSIQERFEDLDFLYDLGPLELNISGCMNACGHHHVGHIGILGVDKKGEEYYQISLGGSQGNESSLGKILGPSFYREDVPGVIDKLLQVYVGERTPDETFLDTYRRIGLKPFKERVYA from the coding sequence ATGTATCGCTACGACACCCATGATCAGACCCTGGTCGACGAACGCGTCGCCCAGTTCCGCGACCAGATGCGTCGCTACCTCGAGGGCAAGATCAGCGACGAGGAATTCCTGCCGCTGCGCGTGCAGAACGGCCTCTATGTGCAGCGCTATGCGCCCATGCTGCGTATCGCCATTCCCTACGGCATGCTGGCCGCCTACCAGCTGCGCAAGCTGGGCGAGATCGCCGCACGCTACGACCGCGGCTACGGCCACTTCACCACGCGCACCAACCTGCAGCTGAACTGGCCCAAGATGGAGGACGTGCCGGACATCCTCGCCGACCTGGCCAGCGTGCAGATGCACGCCATCCAGACCAGCGGCAACGATATCCGCAACACCTCCACCGATCAGTTCTCCGGCATCGCTGCCGACGAGCAGGTCGACCCGCGCCCGTGGTGCGAACTGATCCGTCAGTGGTCGACCTTCCACCCCGAGTTCGCCTACCTGCCACGCAAGTTCAAGATCGCGGTGACCGGCGCCGAAGAGGATCGCGCGGCGATCCAGGTCCATGACGTGGGCCTGCGCTTCTGGCGCGACGACGCCGGCGAGGTGCGGGTCAAGGTGCTGGCCGGTGGCGGTCTGGGCCGTACCCCGATGATCGGTAACACGGTCTGCGAGGACCTGCCCTGGCAGCATCTGCTGACCTACCTCGAGGCGATCCTGCGGGTCTACAACCAGTTTGGCCGCCGCGACAACAAGTTCAAGGCGCGCATCAAGATCCTGGTCAAGGCACTCGGCATCGACGAATTCCGTCGCCGCGTCGAGGAAGAGTGGGCGCACCTCAAGGACGGCCCCCAGACCCTCACCGACGAGGCCGTGGCGGCCGTGGCCGATCACTTCGTCGATCCCGAACGTCGCGAGATCGGCACCGAGGCGATCGAGGCCTACGAGACCCTGCGCGCCGACAACCGCGCCTTCGGTCGCTTCGTGACCAACAACGTCACCGACCACAAGGTCCCCGGCTACAAGGCCGTGACCCTGTCGCTGAAGCGCCGCGAGCATTCGCCGGGCGACGTCACCTCCGAGCAGATGGCCGCCATCGCCGACCTGGCCGACGAATTCAGCTACGGCGAACTGCGCGTGACCCACGAGCAGAACCTGGTGCTCACCGACGTGGCCGTGGACCGCATCGAAGAACTCTGGCAGCGCCTCGACGAGCTCGGCCTGGCCAACCCCACCGTGGGCACCCTGGCCGATCTGATCTGCTGCCCCGGCGGCGACTACTGCAGTCTGGCCAACGCCAAGTCGATCCCGGTGGCTCAGTCCATTCAGGAGCGCTTCGAGGACCTGGATTTCCTCTACGACCTCGGCCCGCTGGAGCTCAACATTTCCGGCTGCATGAACGCCTGCGGCCACCACCACGTCGGCCACATCGGCATCCTCGGCGTCGACAAGAAGGGCGAGGAGTACTATCAGATCTCGCTGGGCGGCAGCCAGGGCAACGAGTCCTCGCTCGGCAAGATCCTCGGCCCCTCCTTCTACCGCGAGGACGTGCCGGGCGTGATCGACAAGCTGCTGCAGGTCTATGTCGGCGAGCGCACCCCCGACGAGACCTTCCTCGACACCTATCGCCGCATCGGCCTCAAACCCTTCAAGGAGCGTGTCTATGCCTGA